A region from the Solibacillus sp. FSL H8-0523 genome encodes:
- a CDS encoding NAD(P)H-dependent glycerol-3-phosphate dehydrogenase: protein MENVVVLGAGSWGTALAIVLAENGHNTLIWSHREDQATEINEHHTNKKYLPNTTLPQNLKATSNLEAAAKHGSTIVMAVPTKGIRGVCTEISQYIEQPALFVHVSKGIEPDSLMRISEFMEQSLAEHVVSDLVVLSGPSHAEEVVLQHPTTVTAACKNLAAAEKVQDLFMNHYFRVYTNDDVVGVEIGGALKNVIALAAGMIDGLNYGDNAKAALITRGLAEITRLGVKMGGNPFTFAGLTGMGDLIVTCTSVHSRNWRAGNMLGKGMKLDQVLEEMGMVVEGVRTTKAAHQLAQKYDVTMPITSALYEVLFNDIEPKVLVESLMHRTKKSEIDEMS from the coding sequence ATGGAAAATGTAGTAGTTTTAGGGGCCGGTTCTTGGGGGACGGCACTCGCAATCGTATTAGCTGAAAATGGACATAACACATTAATTTGGTCGCATCGTGAGGACCAAGCAACAGAAATTAATGAGCACCACACAAATAAAAAGTATTTACCAAATACCACGTTACCGCAAAACTTAAAGGCAACAAGTAACCTAGAAGCAGCAGCGAAACACGGTTCAACAATTGTCATGGCGGTGCCGACAAAAGGCATTCGCGGGGTATGTACGGAAATTTCACAATACATCGAACAGCCCGCATTATTCGTGCATGTATCAAAAGGCATTGAGCCAGATTCGTTAATGCGTATTTCAGAGTTTATGGAACAAAGCTTAGCAGAACATGTGGTCAGTGATCTTGTCGTATTATCAGGCCCTTCTCACGCAGAAGAGGTTGTCTTACAGCATCCAACAACGGTTACGGCAGCTTGTAAAAACTTAGCAGCAGCTGAAAAAGTACAAGACTTATTCATGAACCATTATTTCCGCGTCTACACAAATGACGATGTTGTGGGTGTAGAAATCGGTGGCGCACTAAAAAACGTCATTGCACTAGCTGCAGGGATGATCGACGGCTTAAATTACGGCGACAACGCCAAAGCAGCACTCATTACACGTGGCTTAGCGGAAATTACGCGCCTTGGTGTCAAAATGGGCGGTAATCCATTTACGTTTGCTGGATTAACGGGTATGGGTGATTTAATCGTTACTTGTACAAGTGTGCACTCACGTAACTGGCGTGCAGGCAATATGCTTGGTAAAGGCATGAAGCTTGATCAGGTGCTTGAAGAGATGGGCATGGTCGTAGAAGGTGTACGTACAACGAAAGCGGCACATCAATTAGCCCAGAAATATGATGTAACAATGCCGATTACGTCAGCGCTTTATGAGGTGTTGTTTAACGACATCGAGCCAAAAGTGTTAGTGGAATCATTAATGCACCGTACGAAGAAAAGTGAAATTGATGAAATGAGTTAA
- a CDS encoding DUF2768 domain-containing protein, translating into MQHLMQLNPSAFILASARGPLATMHALDVMWVSFYSIGLLLVSLLIISAVRKWVHNVLLSFLLKLVAYVMFFIGTLLMVLVILTWPN; encoded by the coding sequence TTGCAACACCTTATGCAATTGAATCCATCAGCATTTATTTTAGCATCGGCGCGCGGACCACTTGCGACCATGCATGCACTTGATGTCATGTGGGTGTCGTTTTATTCAATCGGCTTACTGCTTGTGTCATTGTTAATTATTTCGGCAGTTCGCAAATGGGTACATAATGTTTTATTATCCTTCCTTTTAAAATTAGTCGCGTATGTCATGTTTTTTATCGGAACGCTATTAATGGTACTCGTTATTTTAACGTGGCCTAACTAA
- the spoIVA gene encoding stage IV sporulation protein A, producing MSEQIFQQLALRTNGDLYIGVVGPVRVGKSTFVKKVMEGVILPNIDNAEDRMRAMDELPQSSPGPVIMTSEPKFVPAQGTTITFGQSGIPMRVRLVDCVGYVIDGAKGYEDESGPKFVQTPWHNEAIAFQEAAKIGTDKVIRDHANIGIVVTTDGTVNGMSRAAAAKAEAEIIDQLTDIGKPFVIVLNSTTPNSAETQLLRNQLIEAYEVPVIATSITNMQLSDIMHVLEEALFEFPVAEIRVEKPDWLDVLDPDHVLNETLSFASTQLQNDFMKIRDVEEASSFLQQIDFVESCSVESIDAGLGVATLRVTIHNDVYKDVCKNWLETPVDSKKDWLLFIKEAAEAKRAQQRFREAIEEAKVDGYGVTLPMMDEFDPSEPELISQNNFYGVRMKAVAPSYHIIRIDMEAEFSPLIGSEFHSQHLLKDLKHAYDFDRNALWQTQLFGTPLHEVLTESIRYKMTSVPTHAKNRMRLMLERMINEGERGLITFIL from the coding sequence ATGAGCGAGCAAATTTTTCAACAGTTAGCACTACGCACGAATGGTGATTTGTATATTGGAGTAGTAGGTCCAGTGCGTGTGGGGAAATCGACGTTTGTGAAAAAGGTGATGGAAGGGGTTATTTTACCGAACATTGATAACGCAGAAGATCGTATGCGTGCAATGGATGAATTGCCGCAAAGCTCGCCGGGTCCGGTGATTATGACGTCGGAGCCGAAATTTGTACCGGCACAAGGTACGACGATTACATTCGGCCAAAGTGGAATTCCGATGCGTGTACGACTAGTTGATTGTGTAGGTTATGTGATTGACGGGGCAAAAGGGTATGAGGATGAATCGGGTCCGAAATTTGTGCAAACACCGTGGCACAATGAGGCGATTGCTTTTCAGGAAGCGGCCAAAATCGGCACAGATAAAGTCATTCGTGATCATGCGAATATCGGTATTGTCGTTACAACAGATGGTACGGTAAATGGGATGAGCCGAGCAGCTGCTGCAAAAGCGGAGGCTGAAATTATAGATCAGCTTACAGATATCGGTAAACCTTTTGTTATTGTATTAAATAGTACAACGCCAAATAGTGCCGAAACACAGTTGTTGCGTAATCAGTTAATCGAAGCATATGAAGTACCGGTGATTGCAACATCGATTACTAATATGCAGCTAAGCGATATTATGCATGTGCTTGAAGAGGCCTTATTTGAGTTTCCGGTGGCAGAAATTCGTGTGGAAAAACCAGATTGGTTGGATGTGCTAGACCCAGATCATGTATTAAATGAAACGTTAAGCTTTGCGAGTACACAATTGCAAAATGATTTCATGAAGATTCGTGATGTCGAAGAAGCGAGTTCATTTTTACAACAAATCGATTTTGTCGAAAGCTGTTCGGTAGAATCTATTGATGCAGGATTAGGTGTCGCAACTTTACGTGTGACGATTCATAATGATGTGTATAAAGATGTTTGTAAAAATTGGCTTGAAACGCCTGTGGATTCGAAAAAAGATTGGCTGCTCTTTATTAAAGAGGCGGCAGAGGCAAAGCGTGCACAGCAGCGTTTCCGTGAAGCGATTGAAGAAGCAAAGGTTGATGGCTACGGTGTTACACTGCCAATGATGGATGAATTTGATCCGAGTGAGCCTGAGTTAATTTCACAAAATAACTTTTACGGGGTACGTATGAAGGCGGTAGCACCGAGTTACCATATTATTCGTATCGACATGGAAGCTGAATTTTCACCATTAATTGGCTCTGAGTTTCATAGTCAACATTTACTAAAGGATTTAAAGCATGCCTATGATTTCGATCGTAACGCTCTATGGCAAACGCAATTGTTTGGGACGCCATTACATGAAGTGCTGACAGAAAGCATTCGCTATAAAATGACAAGCGTGCCGACTCATGCAAAAAATCGGATGCGTTTAATGCTAGAGCGAATGATTAATGAGGGAGAAAGAGGCTTAATCACGTTTATACTTTAA
- a CDS encoding HU family DNA-binding protein: protein MNKTELVNSVAEAAGLSKKDASKAVESVFETIQEALAKGDKVQLIGFGNFEVRERAARKGRNPQTGKEIEIAASKVPAFKPGKALKDAVK, encoded by the coding sequence GTGAATAAAACAGAATTAGTAAACTCAGTTGCTGAAGCGGCAGGTCTTTCTAAGAAAGATGCTTCAAAAGCAGTTGAATCTGTATTTGAAACGATTCAAGAAGCTCTTGCAAAGGGTGACAAAGTACAATTGATCGGTTTTGGTAACTTCGAAGTACGTGAACGTGCGGCTCGTAAAGGTCGTAACCCACAAACAGGTAAAGAAATCGAAATCGCTGCTTCAAAAGTACCTGCTTTCAAACCAGGTAAAGCACTTAAAGACGCTGTAAAATAA
- the folE gene encoding GTP cyclohydrolase I FolE yields MANVDLKKIEEAVKMILEAVGEDVEREGLLDTPKRVSKMYAEMFSGLNEDPREFFSTVFHEDHEEFVLVKDIAFHSMCEHHLVPFYGKAHVAYIPKDGKVAGLSKLGRCVESVARRPQLQERITSTVADTIMEMLDPKGVYVVVEAEHMCMTMRGLKKPGAKTVTAVARGLYETDDVKRNEVITFIQMN; encoded by the coding sequence ATGGCAAATGTCGATTTAAAGAAGATTGAAGAAGCAGTTAAAATGATTTTAGAAGCAGTTGGTGAAGATGTTGAGCGTGAAGGTTTACTAGATACGCCAAAACGTGTTTCGAAAATGTATGCAGAAATGTTCAGCGGCTTAAACGAAGATCCACGTGAATTTTTCAGTACGGTATTCCATGAAGATCACGAAGAATTTGTATTAGTAAAAGATATCGCCTTCCATTCGATGTGCGAGCATCACTTAGTACCGTTTTACGGGAAAGCGCATGTTGCGTATATTCCAAAGGACGGAAAAGTAGCAGGCTTAAGTAAATTAGGTCGTTGCGTGGAATCTGTTGCACGCCGTCCACAATTACAGGAGCGTATTACATCAACGGTAGCGGATACAATTATGGAAATGCTTGATCCAAAGGGTGTTTATGTAGTCGTAGAGGCCGAGCATATGTGTATGACGATGCGCGGACTTAAAAAACCAGGTGCAAAAACGGTAACAGCTGTAGCGCGCGGTCTATATGAAACAGATGATGTAAAACGTAACGAAGTCATTACGTTCATTCAAATGAATTAA
- the mtrB gene encoding trp RNA-binding attenuation protein MtrB, producing the protein MAQPDYIIIEAEEDGVHVIGLTRGTDTKFHHSEKLDAGEVMIAQFTEHTSAMKIRGKAKIHSIHGVVQSKK; encoded by the coding sequence ATGGCACAACCAGATTATATTATTATCGAAGCTGAAGAAGATGGCGTACATGTAATTGGGTTAACTCGCGGCACAGATACTAAGTTTCACCATTCAGAAAAATTAGATGCTGGCGAAGTGATGATCGCGCAATTTACCGAACATACTTCAGCGATGAAAATTCGTGGGAAAGCGAAAATTCATTCGATACACGGCGTTGTACAAAGTAAAAAATAA
- a CDS encoding heptaprenyl diphosphate synthase component 1 translates to MSATSITQSVRTLQSNIYQHVHHRALRQNVGQPTLQEEQLFFIQLPFLSETPMNAEQMTSAVAVGIVHASLQEHEKVKETEATSKEQQLTVLSGDYYSGRYYQILAGAGNVALIQKLSQGIIERCEHQVRVYEKPCTLADWIDSLTVIESKLIEQFYAVYGFTHYVELMKQTLTVIRIQQELNALQQGASCFLHKAYTLNEQAFSVEALCEALQQQVQMRQQQVHALLQASTLQEELKQKIVQYITA, encoded by the coding sequence ATGAGTGCAACATCTATTACACAATCTGTTCGAACGTTACAATCAAATATTTATCAGCATGTTCATCATAGAGCATTACGACAAAATGTTGGACAACCTACATTGCAAGAGGAGCAATTATTTTTTATTCAGCTACCATTTCTAAGTGAAACACCGATGAACGCTGAACAAATGACAAGTGCGGTTGCGGTAGGGATTGTACATGCATCGCTACAAGAGCATGAGAAAGTAAAAGAGACCGAAGCAACGTCAAAAGAGCAGCAATTAACGGTGCTTTCAGGCGATTATTATAGCGGTCGTTATTATCAAATTTTAGCTGGAGCAGGTAATGTTGCTTTAATTCAAAAGCTTTCGCAGGGGATTATTGAACGTTGTGAGCACCAAGTACGCGTTTACGAAAAGCCTTGTACATTAGCGGATTGGATTGACAGCTTAACGGTCATTGAAAGTAAATTGATTGAGCAATTTTATGCGGTTTACGGCTTTACACATTACGTAGAGCTTATGAAACAAACGCTCACAGTAATTCGCATACAACAAGAGTTAAACGCCTTACAACAAGGCGCATCTTGCTTTTTACACAAGGCATATACATTAAATGAGCAAGCATTTTCAGTAGAGGCTCTTTGTGAAGCGCTACAGCAGCAAGTACAAATGCGTCAACAGCAAGTACATGCGTTGTTACAGGCTTCTACACTACAAGAAGAGCTGAAGCAGAAAATCGTGCAATATATCACGGCTTAG
- a CDS encoding demethylmenaquinone methyltransferase, with the protein MAKSKEERVHEVFENISDSYDKMNSVISFQMHIGWREDTMKRMDVKKGSKCLDVCCGTADWTIALAKAVGEEGMVKGLDFSENMLKVGKEKTADMKNIELIHGNAMELPFEDNTFDYVTIGFGLRNVPDYLQVLREMNRVVKPGGIVVCLETSQSEIPGYRQLFRFYFKYVMPVFGKLFAKSYKEYSWLQESANEFPGMKKLAQMFKEAGLQNVTYKPYSGGAAAMHMGFKKK; encoded by the coding sequence ATGGCAAAATCGAAAGAAGAGCGCGTTCATGAAGTGTTTGAGAACATTTCTGACAGCTACGACAAAATGAACTCCGTCATCAGCTTCCAAATGCACATCGGCTGGCGTGAAGATACGATGAAGCGTATGGACGTAAAAAAAGGTTCAAAATGCTTAGATGTATGCTGCGGTACAGCAGACTGGACAATCGCTTTAGCGAAAGCAGTAGGCGAAGAGGGCATGGTAAAAGGGTTAGACTTCAGTGAAAACATGTTAAAGGTCGGGAAAGAAAAAACGGCTGACATGAAAAACATCGAACTAATCCATGGCAATGCGATGGAATTACCGTTCGAGGACAATACATTTGATTACGTAACGATTGGCTTTGGCTTACGTAACGTACCAGATTACTTGCAGGTATTACGTGAAATGAACCGTGTCGTAAAGCCTGGTGGAATTGTGGTATGTCTTGAAACGTCACAATCTGAAATTCCGGGGTACCGTCAGTTATTCCGTTTTTACTTTAAATACGTGATGCCAGTGTTTGGCAAGCTATTTGCGAAAAGTTATAAGGAATATTCATGGCTACAAGAATCAGCAAATGAATTCCCAGGCATGAAAAAATTAGCGCAAATGTTTAAAGAAGCGGGCTTACAAAATGTCACATACAAGCCATATAGCGGTGGGGCAGCTGCTATGCATATGGGCTTTAAAAAGAAATAA
- the hepT gene encoding heptaprenyl diphosphate synthase component II codes for MEKMKLKMLYADIKSDIEIIENELEQALNSSSHILNDASIYLLQAGGKRIRPVFVLLSAKFGDYDIERMKNIAVPLELIHMGSLVHDDVIDDSDMRRGRETVKAQYNNRVAMYTGNFIFGKALQYVTDIENPRVHQILAKTMVELVNGEVIQIEDKFRLDQHLKDYFRRIKRKTALLIESSCELGAVVSGADEKIIGHLKRYGYFVGMSFQIIDDILDFTATDKQLGKPAGSDLMQGNITLPILLMKDDLRLQPLLQKVATHGLTEQERQDMLVLVRKSAAIKEATKISNLYLQKALKEVEALPNHPMKKKLRDIALYMGKRKS; via the coding sequence GTGGAAAAGATGAAACTAAAAATGCTATATGCGGATATTAAATCAGATATAGAAATCATCGAAAACGAATTAGAACAAGCGTTGAATTCATCTTCACACATATTGAATGATGCCTCTATTTATTTACTACAAGCCGGCGGGAAACGTATTCGCCCGGTATTTGTGCTACTTAGCGCCAAGTTCGGTGACTATGATATCGAGCGCATGAAGAATATCGCGGTACCATTAGAGTTAATTCATATGGGATCATTAGTCCATGATGATGTCATTGATGATTCAGACATGCGTCGTGGTCGCGAAACGGTAAAAGCACAGTACAACAACCGTGTGGCGATGTATACGGGGAACTTTATTTTCGGTAAAGCACTACAATACGTAACGGATATTGAAAACCCACGTGTGCATCAAATTTTAGCGAAAACGATGGTGGAGTTAGTAAATGGAGAGGTCATTCAAATCGAGGATAAGTTTCGTTTAGATCAACATTTGAAAGATTATTTCCGTCGCATTAAGCGTAAAACAGCGCTGTTAATTGAATCGAGCTGCGAGCTAGGTGCGGTTGTGAGCGGAGCGGATGAAAAAATAATTGGTCACTTAAAACGCTACGGCTATTTTGTGGGCATGAGTTTCCAAATTATTGATGATATTTTGGATTTCACCGCTACGGACAAGCAGCTAGGAAAGCCTGCAGGAAGCGATTTAATGCAAGGGAATATTACGTTACCGATTTTACTAATGAAGGACGATCTACGCTTACAGCCGCTGTTACAGAAGGTGGCTACGCATGGATTAACCGAACAAGAGCGCCAAGACATGCTCGTGCTTGTTCGTAAGTCAGCTGCGATTAAAGAAGCAACAAAAATTAGTAATCTGTATTTACAAAAAGCATTAAAAGAAGTAGAAGCGTTACCAAATCATCCGATGAAAAAGAAATTGCGCGATATTGCTTTATATATGGGTAAGAGAAAATCATAA
- the ndk gene encoding nucleoside-diphosphate kinase, whose protein sequence is MAIEKTFLMVKPDGVERQVVGDIVDRFERRGFVLRGAKLMVASRELAEAHYAEHAERPFFGELVDFITSGPVFGMVWEGENVIQLSRIMMGATKPEESNPGTIRGDYAVTLSHNVIHGSDSLASAEREIGLWFGEGLAE, encoded by the coding sequence ATGGCAATCGAAAAAACTTTTTTAATGGTTAAACCTGATGGCGTAGAACGTCAAGTAGTTGGAGATATCGTTGACCGCTTTGAACGTCGCGGTTTCGTTTTACGTGGAGCAAAATTAATGGTAGCTTCTCGTGAATTAGCTGAAGCGCATTACGCTGAGCACGCTGAGCGTCCATTCTTCGGTGAATTAGTAGACTTCATCACTTCTGGTCCAGTATTCGGTATGGTTTGGGAAGGCGAAAACGTTATCCAATTATCTCGTATCATGATGGGTGCTACAAAGCCTGAAGAATCTAACCCAGGTACAATCCGCGGTGACTACGCTGTGACTTTATCTCACAACGTTATCCACGGTTCTGACTCTTTAGCTTCTGCTGAACGCGAAATCGGTTTATGGTTTGGCGAAGGTTTAGCTGAATAA
- a CDS encoding protein-glutamate O-methyltransferase CheR codes for MSDYEQFIEGIKRKTGIDLALYKEAQMKRRLTSLYEKKGFKNFVDFFNALDKDRDLMNEFLDRMTINVSEFYRNGKRWEVLQNKIFPMLLQTNKRPKIWSAACSTGEEPYSLAMVLSQHLPLSQISVQATDLDENVIQKAKLGLYPERSLAEVPKDVQAKYFEQEGQFYKVKDEIKRTVTFKKHNLLKDNYDSNFDLIVCRNVMIYFTEEAKDQIYDNFSKALRPGGILFVGSTEQIFNPARYGFEVEDTFFYRKK; via the coding sequence ATGTCAGATTATGAACAGTTTATAGAGGGCATTAAGCGTAAAACGGGCATTGATTTAGCTCTTTATAAAGAAGCACAAATGAAACGCCGATTAACATCTCTTTATGAAAAAAAGGGTTTTAAAAATTTTGTTGATTTCTTTAATGCATTAGACAAAGATCGTGATTTAATGAATGAGTTTTTAGACCGCATGACGATTAACGTATCGGAGTTTTATCGTAATGGTAAGCGCTGGGAAGTATTGCAAAACAAAATTTTCCCGATGCTACTTCAAACTAACAAGCGCCCGAAAATTTGGAGTGCTGCGTGTTCAACGGGTGAAGAGCCGTATAGCTTAGCAATGGTACTGTCCCAACATTTACCGTTATCGCAAATTAGCGTTCAAGCAACGGACTTAGATGAAAATGTTATTCAAAAGGCCAAGCTCGGTTTATATCCAGAGCGTTCGTTAGCAGAAGTACCAAAAGATGTACAAGCGAAGTACTTCGAACAAGAAGGCCAGTTTTATAAAGTAAAAGATGAAATTAAGCGTACGGTTACGTTTAAAAAGCATAACCTGTTAAAAGATAATTATGATTCAAACTTTGATTTAATCGTTTGCCGAAATGTAATGATTTACTTTACAGAAGAAGCAAAGGATCAAATTTATGATAACTTCAGTAAAGCACTACGTCCGGGTGGGATTTTATTTGTAGGTTCTACGGAGCAAATTTTCAACCCAGCACGCTACGGCTTTGAAGTAGAGGATACATTCTTTTATCGAAAAAAATAA
- the aroC gene encoding chorismate synthase, translating to MRYLTAGESHGPQLTTIIEGLPSLLPVTAEKINYDLKRRQGGHGRGRRMQIETDTVEIVSGVRHGKTLGSPVALIVTNDDWKHWTKIMGAEELPEDIDPNEIKRQISRPRPGHADLVGGMKYGHRDLRNVLERSSARETTVRVAVGSVAKALLNELGISIVAHVTEIVGIKADAALLEGKSADEIRTIVEEDPCYCVDPEASAKMVEAIDEAKQAGDSIGGVVEVIIEGLPAGIGSYVHYDRKLDAKLAAAMLSINAFKGVEFGIGFEMARKKGSEVHDEIIWDEEKGYTRTTNRLGGLEGGMTTGMPIVVRGVMKPIPTLYKPLQSVDIETKEPFKASVERSDSCAVPAASIVAEHVIAWEIANAIVEQFHSDQLPQLKAQLDAMRAYTKEY from the coding sequence ATGCGTTATTTAACAGCAGGTGAGTCACACGGACCACAATTAACGACAATTATTGAGGGGTTGCCGTCACTTTTACCAGTTACAGCAGAAAAAATTAATTACGATTTAAAACGTCGCCAGGGAGGCCATGGCCGGGGGCGTCGTATGCAAATCGAAACAGATACAGTAGAAATCGTTTCCGGTGTTCGTCACGGTAAAACGTTAGGTTCACCCGTTGCTTTAATCGTAACAAATGACGACTGGAAGCACTGGACGAAAATCATGGGGGCAGAAGAGCTACCTGAAGATATCGATCCAAACGAAATTAAGCGTCAAATTTCACGTCCACGTCCAGGACATGCGGATTTAGTAGGTGGCATGAAATACGGTCACCGCGATTTACGTAACGTGTTAGAGCGTTCAAGTGCGCGTGAAACAACAGTGCGTGTAGCCGTTGGTTCAGTTGCCAAGGCGTTATTAAATGAACTAGGGATTTCAATCGTTGCACACGTAACAGAAATCGTTGGTATTAAAGCAGATGCCGCGCTATTAGAAGGCAAATCAGCAGACGAAATCCGTACGATTGTGGAAGAAGATCCATGCTATTGCGTAGACCCAGAAGCTTCAGCGAAAATGGTAGAAGCCATTGATGAAGCAAAACAAGCGGGCGATTCAATCGGTGGTGTAGTCGAAGTCATTATCGAAGGTTTACCAGCAGGTATTGGCTCATACGTACATTACGATCGAAAGTTAGATGCAAAGCTTGCCGCAGCGATGTTAAGCATCAATGCCTTTAAAGGTGTTGAGTTTGGTATCGGCTTTGAAATGGCCCGTAAAAAAGGCTCAGAAGTACATGATGAAATTATTTGGGATGAAGAAAAAGGCTATACACGTACAACAAACCGCCTAGGTGGATTAGAAGGTGGTATGACGACTGGTATGCCAATCGTGGTACGTGGTGTCATGAAGCCAATCCCAACATTATATAAACCACTACAAAGTGTGGATATTGAAACAAAAGAGCCATTTAAAGCAAGCGTAGAGCGCTCTGATAGCTGTGCAGTACCAGCAGCATCAATCGTTGCTGAACATGTTATTGCCTGGGAAATTGCAAATGCAATCGTCGAGCAATTCCATAGCGATCAATTACCGCAATTAAAAGCGCAATTAGACGCAATGCGTGCGTACACGAAGGAGTATTAA
- the aroB gene encoding 3-dehydroquinate synthase, translating to MKIPVRAASHSYAVTIGKGILNEAVTSLQEVFAKADKIIVLTDENVWAAQQSYFEANFPHAFHVFVMPAGEACKTFDNYNTVQTFLLEQKCTRKSLVIAFGGGAVGDLAGFVAATYMRGIPFIQVPTTILAHDSAVGGKTAINHALGKNMIGAFYQPQAVLYDTNFLQSLSEKEVRSGMAEVIKHALISDSQWVEELLEGEHVTELPEELLANYLAHGVQVKASIVEQDETEQSVRKYLNLGHTYGHAIEAAAGYGKVAHGEAVMIGLVYCLLLSERYGKINHEFTKRFLHFAEENGYPFDAVHDFTFDTLAEYLMKDKKADYGQLQFVLLDTIGKPFVQKVELAECREIDEQLRQLLTEVQA from the coding sequence ATGAAAATTCCAGTTCGTGCTGCATCCCATTCTTATGCTGTTACGATTGGGAAAGGCATATTAAACGAAGCGGTTACTTCATTACAAGAAGTGTTCGCAAAAGCAGATAAAATCATTGTGCTAACAGACGAAAATGTCTGGGCAGCACAACAAAGCTATTTTGAAGCAAATTTCCCGCACGCCTTTCACGTGTTTGTGATGCCAGCAGGCGAGGCTTGTAAAACATTTGATAACTACAATACAGTTCAAACATTTTTACTAGAGCAAAAATGTACACGAAAATCACTGGTCATTGCCTTTGGTGGTGGTGCGGTTGGGGATTTAGCAGGCTTTGTTGCTGCGACTTATATGCGCGGGATTCCGTTCATTCAAGTACCGACAACGATTTTAGCGCATGACTCAGCGGTTGGTGGCAAAACAGCCATCAACCACGCGCTTGGCAAAAATATGATTGGCGCGTTTTATCAGCCACAAGCGGTCCTTTATGATACGAATTTTTTACAAAGCTTAAGTGAAAAAGAAGTACGTTCAGGTATGGCCGAAGTGATTAAGCACGCATTAATTTCTGATTCACAATGGGTCGAGGAATTACTCGAAGGCGAGCATGTAACCGAGCTACCTGAAGAGCTACTTGCCAATTATTTAGCGCATGGCGTGCAAGTAAAGGCAAGTATCGTGGAGCAAGATGAAACCGAGCAATCGGTGCGCAAATATTTAAACTTGGGTCATACGTATGGTCATGCAATTGAGGCTGCTGCGGGTTATGGCAAGGTTGCTCATGGTGAAGCTGTGATGATTGGGTTAGTGTATTGCTTACTACTGAGCGAGCGTTACGGCAAAATCAATCATGAATTCACGAAACGCTTCTTACACTTTGCTGAGGAAAATGGTTACCCATTTGACGCAGTACATGACTTTACATTTGATACGCTAGCAGAGTATTTAATGAAAGATAAAAAAGCAGACTACGGACAATTACAGTTTGTGTTATTAGATACAATTGGCAAGCCATTTGTTCAAAAAGTTGAATTAGCCGAGTGCAGAGAAATTGATGAACAACTAAGACAGTTACTAACGGAGGTGCAAGCATGA
- the aroH gene encoding chorismate mutase codes for MIRGVRGAITIPEDKAEYVWGETARLVREVAQKNNIAPEDIASITISTTPDIRSAFPAKSVRTMEGWQYVPIMCMHEMDVPGALPLCIRVLLHVNTNTPQKEIHHIYLEDAVKLRPDLVK; via the coding sequence ATGATTCGAGGCGTACGCGGTGCCATTACGATTCCAGAAGATAAAGCGGAATACGTGTGGGGCGAGACAGCTAGACTTGTGAGAGAAGTAGCACAGAAAAATAACATTGCACCAGAAGATATTGCATCGATTACGATTTCAACAACGCCGGATATTCGTTCGGCGTTCCCAGCAAAATCGGTGCGTACGATGGAAGGTTGGCAATATGTGCCGATTATGTGCATGCACGAAATGGATGTACCCGGTGCGCTTCCATTATGCATTCGCGTGTTACTCCATGTAAATACGAATACACCACAAAAAGAAATCCATCATATTTATTTAGAAGATGCAGTAAAACTACGACCAGATTTAGTGAAATAG